In Pseudobacteroides sp., one DNA window encodes the following:
- a CDS encoding S53 family peptidase translates to MNKKAIILGIVFLLLTFTCLGINRAFKTNGNDKIKPSISTNIFDKKKSSYDLPGYEPSQIKKAYGINKISATGKGQKIGIIVAYGNPTIEKDLRVFNDRFNLKSGELQVFYPDGKPAKTDDNWVLETSMDVEWTHALAPNATILLVVAKSESKDDLASAVNHSVKQGAHIVTMSWGCSEFSDMYKYDRCFKDQETVYVASAGNNGADVQWPAVSKNVLAVGGTTFSLTARGNLIEDEIAWSGSGGGISSFVGQPEYQKKYGIKSYNYRAVPDVSFFADPGKGISIYSSKTGWTTSCGTSFGTQAWGAFIALVNQNRKKPISKLQEKLYQLADRKKYTKYFRDITFGSNGLDAFNNADSHYDFVTGLGSPIADKLYYNLID, encoded by the coding sequence ATGAATAAGAAAGCGATTATTCTCGGTATAGTATTCCTATTGCTGACTTTTACCTGTTTAGGAATAAATAGAGCTTTTAAAACTAATGGAAATGATAAAATAAAGCCATCTATAAGCACTAATATTTTTGATAAGAAAAAGTCCAGTTATGACTTACCTGGCTATGAACCGTCTCAAATAAAAAAGGCGTATGGAATAAACAAAATCAGTGCAACAGGTAAAGGACAAAAAATTGGCATTATTGTTGCTTATGGGAACCCAACTATAGAAAAGGACCTTAGGGTATTTAATGATAGATTCAATCTAAAGTCAGGTGAGCTGCAAGTTTTTTATCCAGATGGAAAACCTGCAAAAACCGATGATAATTGGGTCCTTGAGACTTCCATGGATGTAGAGTGGACACATGCACTTGCTCCTAATGCCACCATATTGCTAGTTGTGGCAAAATCAGAGTCGAAAGATGATCTTGCGAGTGCCGTAAACCATTCAGTTAAACAAGGTGCCCATATAGTTACCATGAGCTGGGGATGCAGCGAATTTTCTGATATGTATAAATATGATAGATGTTTCAAAGATCAGGAAACGGTTTATGTTGCATCTGCAGGAAATAATGGTGCCGATGTACAATGGCCTGCGGTATCGAAAAATGTTTTAGCTGTGGGGGGAACCACTTTTTCATTGACTGCCCGCGGAAATTTAATAGAAGATGAAATTGCTTGGTCCGGTTCCGGCGGTGGGATAAGCAGCTTTGTGGGCCAGCCCGAATATCAGAAAAAGTATGGCATCAAATCATACAATTACAGAGCTGTTCCAGATGTATCATTTTTTGCTGACCCGGGCAAAGGGATATCTATCTACTCAAGTAAAACCGGATGGACCACTTCATGCGGTACAAGCTTCGGAACCCAAGCTTGGGGTGCTTTTATTGCCCTTGTTAATCAAAATAGAAAAAAACCGATATCAAAGCTGCAGGAAAAATTATATCAATTGGCTGATAGAAAAAAATATACCAAATACTTTAGAGATATTACTTTCGGTTCCAACGGTTTAGATGCTTTTAACAATGCAGATAGTCACTACGACTTTGTAACCGGTTTGGGAAGCCCTATAGCAGACAAGCTTTATTACAACTTAATAGATTGA